The genomic region GCAATCTGGCCCATGTGGTATAAGTTGAGAGGGTGAATGTGTGCCGTGTGCTCCAAAAAGGCGCCTGCCGAGGCAGCGTTGCTGCCGAATGCTGCCAACCAGCGCGCCGCTGAAGCCGGCTAAAAAAAACGCAGCCTCTCCCGAAGGAAAGGCTGCGCAAGGTCGGCTACAAAATCCGTGAAATCCGACTACTCTGCAAAATCAGTGATTCTGCAGGAGCGTTCTAGATTTCGTCGAAAAACGATTTCTCGGCCGTCACGGCCGCGGCTTGCATCACGGGCTGGTCGTTCTGGCCGGGGTGCATGGGCTGGACCGGCTGCGGAATCTCCGGCTGCTCGGTGCGGCCGGGCCGCACGTCGGGCTGCACATCGGGGTTGGGGGCACCGGGCACCGGGGAGCCGGGACGCTCAATTTCGGGCTCGGGCTGGTTGGGCTGGCTGGGCTGCTCGGGCTTTTCCGGCTGGCCGGGGTCTGGCTGCTGGCCAGGCTTGGGGTTGTAGGCGCCGGGCTGGGCGGTGGGGCGGGCCGCCGGAAAAGCCGGGGCCGAGCCGCCAAACGAAGCGGCCGAACCGCCGGCCACGGCCGCGGCCGACGAAGTAGAAGCAGTGGAAACGAACATTGGGGCAGGGTTTTCAGGTGAATCGGACGAGGTCCGGGTCACTTTTACGCTGGCTGCCCGCGAAAGGATGGCCGCCGTGCTGGCTTTAGGCCGGGCCTTGGCTTTTTCCACCTTGTCCAGCGCATCGGAGGCCAAGTGGTGCAGGTCGCGCACGAGGCTGTCGAGCTGGGTTTCGAGGCGCTGGCACTCCTGGCCCAAGCCGCTCACTTCCTTCTGCATCTCGGCCACCGTTTTCTCGGCCTGCTGATAGGCGTCTTCCACCAGCAGACGGGCTTTCTGGCGGGCATCTGCCAGCAGCTGCTCGGCTTTCAGCTGGGCTTCCCGGATGCGCAGCTCGGCGTCGCGCTGGGCCTGCTCGGTGATGCTGTTGCCGGTGTCTTCGGCCGTTTTGAGGGTGCGGTAGAGGCTGGTTTCCACCTCGCGCATCTTGCTCACGTCCTGGGTGGCGTGGTCGAGCTTCACGCGCAGCTCGCGGTTTTCGTCGCCCATCCGCTCCCACTGCTGCGAAAGGGTGAGCAGAAACGCCTGCACTTCGTCCTTATCAAGGCCCCGGAAGGCTTTTTCAAAGGTTTTCTGACGGATATCGAGGGCCGTTATCTTCATTTCAAGGAGCCGTTAACAGTGGATAATGAGCAATCAGCAGGTTGCTCTGGGGCGGCCGTTAAGGGAAGCCGCCGGGAATAGGAACACAACGACCAATCAGCAGAATTCAGGCAGGAAGCAAGCCAGAACAACCAAGCCAACGCTTATCAATCATTGCTCATTGTCAGCTGCCAAACGGCCAGGCTGCGGTCGTCGCTACACGAAACTAGCCTATTCTGCCTTCCCGGCCAAAACAACTTGTTGACCGAGGTGCCGTGCCCGGCGTGCCGCGCTTTGTCCAGCACGCGCAGCAGCTGCAGCGTTTCGGCGTCCCAGAGCTTGATGCTTTTGTCCATGCTGCAGGTGGCCAGCAGGGAGCCGTCGGGGCTGAAGGCGAGGTGGTTGATGGTGAACAGGTGGGCCACGATGCTGAGCTGCTCGGTGCAGTCGGCGGCTAGGTCCCAGCGGCGCAGGTGGGCGTCGCGGCCGGCCGTGAGCAGGTAACGGCCATCAGGTGAGTAGGCGGCCGTGAAGATGGAGTTGGTACCGCCCTCCCACTGCCGCCGCACGGCCAGCGAGTCGGCGTCGAGCAGGCGCAGCTGCCAGTCGGAGCCGCCCACGGCCAGCTCGCCCCGCTCCTCGTGCAGGGCCAGGCAGCGCAGGCTTTTGTCGGAGAGCCGGAGTAGGGT from Hymenobacter canadensis harbors:
- a CDS encoding WD40 repeat domain-containing protein, with translation MPFLHRPQAHKLTALTGHLDCVYTLAGTPGSDTFYSAGADGLVAAWHAAEDAQDGELVAKVENSVYTLLHLPKLDLLLIGHNFQGVQGISLSEKKVVFATALPPAAIFDMVYSEARQRLYVALGDGTLAVLRAPDWRVETLLRLSDKSLRCLALHEERGELAVGGSDWQLRLLDADSLAVRRQWEGGTNSIFTAAYSPDGRYLLTAGRDAHLRRWDLAADCTEQLSIVAHLFTINHLAFSPDGSLLATCSMDKSIKLWDAETLQLLRVLDKARHAGHGTSVNKLFWPGRQNRLVSCSDDRSLAVWQLTMSND
- a CDS encoding DivIVA domain-containing protein, producing MKITALDIRQKTFEKAFRGLDKDEVQAFLLTLSQQWERMGDENRELRVKLDHATQDVSKMREVETSLYRTLKTAEDTGNSITEQAQRDAELRIREAQLKAEQLLADARQKARLLVEDAYQQAEKTVAEMQKEVSGLGQECQRLETQLDSLVRDLHHLASDALDKVEKAKARPKASTAAILSRAASVKVTRTSSDSPENPAPMFVSTASTSSAAAVAGGSAASFGGSAPAFPAARPTAQPGAYNPKPGQQPDPGQPEKPEQPSQPNQPEPEIERPGSPVPGAPNPDVQPDVRPGRTEQPEIPQPVQPMHPGQNDQPVMQAAAVTAEKSFFDEI